GCGGGAAGCCGGTTCGGGCGACAGAAGCCAGGCCCGCAGGCCCGTGGGTTGAGAAAGGGCAGGGGAGCCGGCCATCAGCGGGTCCTCGGATCGAGCAGACGGTAGAGCAGGTCGGAGACGAGATTGAGCAGCACGAAAACGGCGCCAATCGCAAGCGTTCCACCGAGCACGGCGTTCATATCGGCGTTGCGCAGGGAATTGGTGATGTACTGGCCGAGACCCGGCCACGCGAACACGGTTTCGGTCAACACCGATCCTTCGAGAAGATTCGCATAGGACAGCGCGATCACCGTTACCAACGGCACTGCGGCGTTGCGCAGGGCATGGCGCCAGATCACACGCATCTCGGACAGGCCCTTCACGCGCGCCGCGATCACGTATTCCTGCGCCAGTTCGTTGAGCATGAAGGAGCGCGTCATGCGGCTGATATAGGCGAGCGAGAAATAGCCGAGCAGGCACGCGGGCAGGATGATGTGCGACACCGCATCCCAGAATGCATCCCATTGGCCCTGCATGGCGGTGTCGATCAGCACGATGCCCGTCACCGGCGTGTAGAGATAGGAATAGGTCACGTCGATGCGCCCTGGACCGGCGACCCAGCCGAGCTTGGCATAGAACAGCAGCAGGCCCATGAGGCCGAGCCAGAAGATCGGGATGGAATATCCGGCAAGCCCGAGAAAACGCACGACCTGATCGATGAGGCTGCCGCGCTTCACGGCGGCCAGAACGCCGAGCGGAATCCCGACGAGAACGCCGATGATGGTGCCCAGCGTTGCTAGTTCGAAGGTCGCGGGGAACGCATTGATGATGTCGGTCATCACCGGGTTCGTGGTGAGAACCGAATTGCCGAAATCGCCCGTGACGGCCTTCTTCAAATAGATCAGGAACTGCTGGATGAGCGGCAGATCCAGGCCGAGCTCCTCCCGGACGCGGGCGTAGACCTGAGGCGGAGCCCGATCGCCGACAATGGCGAGAACCGGATCGATGGGAACGATGCGGCCGATGAAGAAGGTGACGGCAACAAGCCCGAGAAGGGTCGTCGCCAGCACGAAAACAAAGTGAGCGGTCTTTGTAAGATAGAAGCGGAGGGCGCTGTGCCCTCCGCCTCCATTCGCGATTGAAGATGCCATCGAAAAATTAGTTCTTCTTGGCTTGCGCCACGCTGTTGGTATCGAAGGACGGCCCCATGACGAAACCGTCGACGTTCTTGCGCTCCGCAGCCACTTCGATCTGCTGCAGGAACACCACGAACGGGCCGTCGTCCATGACGGCCTGCTGCAGCTCCTTGTACATCTGGGCGCGCTTCTCCGCATCGCGCTCCATCACCGCAGCGCGGGTCTTGGCGGTCAGCGGGCCCGGATCCCACGCGTTGCGCCACGCGAGCGGCTTCGCCTTG
This window of the Microvirga sp. TS319 genome carries:
- a CDS encoding ABC transporter permease, producing MASSIANGGGGHSALRFYLTKTAHFVFVLATTLLGLVAVTFFIGRIVPIDPVLAIVGDRAPPQVYARVREELGLDLPLIQQFLIYLKKAVTGDFGNSVLTTNPVMTDIINAFPATFELATLGTIIGVLVGIPLGVLAAVKRGSLIDQVVRFLGLAGYSIPIFWLGLMGLLLFYAKLGWVAGPGRIDVTYSYLYTPVTGIVLIDTAMQGQWDAFWDAVSHIILPACLLGYFSLAYISRMTRSFMLNELAQEYVIAARVKGLSEMRVIWRHALRNAAVPLVTVIALSYANLLEGSVLTETVFAWPGLGQYITNSLRNADMNAVLGGTLAIGAVFVLLNLVSDLLYRLLDPRTR